Below is a window of Vanessa tameamea isolate UH-Manoa-2023 chromosome 11, ilVanTame1 primary haplotype, whole genome shotgun sequence DNA.
atattgttagatCATACGATAGATGAAGATAATTGGACATAAATTGTCACTTTATAGCCATACCCGATATGAAGACAATGATTCAATTATTACCGTATTGTATGAAACATAtcatacttaattataataatttacaaataagtaCATCGAAGATCGTAGCATAGGAAAGGACAGAGACCATTTACTTTACGAAATCCACGAAATTcagtattcaatattttcaaacGTAATTTCAACACTGATCAAGCAATCAAGCAAGATCAGATACTCGAAATTAGTCTGAAGAAAACCTGTTTCATGCAATACAATGAGGATCCCATGCGTATTTCATGTTAGCTTTGCCTAAAGAGTCAAGTCGCAACAGATCTTCTTGAgataatctaaaattaatttgaatattggaTTTGATTCGATGTGGCGTCAAGGATTTGGGGATAACAGCTACTCCTCGTTGTAACGACCATGCCAGCAACACTTGCGCTGGAGTCGCTTTGTATCTGCCATATATTTCTCTCACAATACTCTCTTCCATTAGAGTATTATTGCTTACAGCTAGTCCACCGAAGGAGCAATACGCTTGTATTCGTATGTTATGACTTTCGCAAAATTGTAGCATGTCGTCTTGGTGATAGTGTGGGTGCCACTCAATCTAAGAAACAAGATGGACAAAATGACAAACATGTAACGGTTCTTCAACGGgatcaataatatatagtagTAAAAACGTCACCTACCTGGTTCACCATAGGTACTACGTCGGTAGCTTCAATCAGTTCCGTTAAATGTCTTATTGTGAAATTTGACACACCGATGGCTTTTGCTTTACCTTGGTCGTAAAGTTTGATGAATTCTTTCCAAGTTTCAACGCGTAATTCCGCATTTTTCGGATTTTGTGCATTTATATTTGCTGCACCTGGGAAGTGGATCAGATACAAATCTATATAGTCCAAGCCTATATTATCTGAGGACTTTCTAAATGCATCTGCAGCAAGGTGACCTCCTAGATCagctggcgctgtaagaaacagtttagttattaaatattgtaacgttacatattaaattacgtAAAAGTAAATACGGTTCTATTTgataacaaaatgtaaataaacacttgCCTAATTtagttgtaataaatacatcttCACGTGTTAGACCGTGTTTCGGCAACAGCTTGCGCAGAGCATATCCCAAGAATAGTTCATTTTGATAAACTGCTGCAGTATCTACGAAACAACATTTGTTTAAGCGTTTAACGTAacgtgtatatattataataaataacaaaattaatggcATCTTACCAAATAAACGATATCCAGCCTCCAGAGCATAATCTACTGTCCTATATAGAACTTCACTGTTACGGATACGATATGTTCCTACTGAAAATTTAAAGcttttattaacatttgattTCGTCTAAAGGaactatttatttcaacattaatttactttaataaaactgtaataaaaatattttgtgtacactctattaataaaattgtttgtctCTCCAGATTTAACTGAAATGTCAAATGGCCACTAACAATTTGTTTCGAAAAATGTAAGAATTTCCATAGAATAAACTACAAATAAGCTGACCAAAGACAGTTTATTGTACTTATTCatacatgtaatataaaaaaataatatacttttcaaGTGGACTTACATCCAACAGCGGGCATTTTGACtccatttcttaaaataaattttacatcacCGAGATTACCTTCGCCTGGCATGTTTTTGGCTAATGCATAAACTTGCTCAaatctgaaacaaataaatatttttactcttaGCTATACAAAAACGAGAAGTGTTACAGATTGTGTACACATAATTTGTATGTTCGTATAGAGTAGGTACATACTGACGGTAGGACAGCTTCGCTTGGAAGGGAGCTCTAAAGTAGGGATAGCTGCCACGGACGTTCGAAAGtagatgtataaaaaaatattgattgatatattttatttctaaggaAAAAGTAAGTCGTTcaacttttaaaattgttaacgaAATGATATTTtggttaatgttattaaaaagaaaGCAGTTATAAtagaagtttaaaaaaagatacatatctattttgtaattaataagtcGAATGATTTTATTGTACGTTTGTTCTTTTTGCATgtgttttcaattaaaagtatatcaaaGGAATTTATGATCGTTTAATCAACTTATTTTGTGGTCGGTACCAAAGTTTgctataaatagataaaatcttatcagtattttattataattttaaatcggtAGTTGTTTGTCAGTATCAGCATAATTAAGattatcgtattattttaatttggcgTCACAATAGATGTATATAATGttgttaacattaataataaaacgaattggtcgcgtttttataaataaaataaaatatgaagataCATGAAGTGTTTAGTTAGTAACAAAATGAAGAGAGTTTGTTAAAACGAAACAAcacattaaaactaaattataatttttttttttagtataactaaatattatgtttaatgtcAAATCATCGTGGTAAGACAAcgtctatttttaaatagaaaaaaaaaatctggtaaATAACAACATCAGACGAATCAACGAAGCGCTTAAAACGACTCGTTAAGAtccataaaagtaataaatatggaACCCAAGACGTCGGGACAATTGCACATGCGCGACGATTGCTTTTTTGTCATGACCGAACATATCCCCATTTGGCCAATAATGAGAATCGGTGATCTCATGGCGCCTCGTCATGTCTTTACGCAGTCACGCGACCAAAAATAACCTCCAGCCGCGCCCTGATGCAATTCCCGAATCGGAATTGTGTGGGAGGAAATATAGGCCAATTTGAAACCGATTAGATCAATTCTCTAAACGATTTCAATTGTCTACGAAACAGAAAATTAgcttaaattaacattaatataaatcattcactaaaataaactgaaaaatgCCTATATTTGTTGACATCGCCGTACATAAATATTCgtgttctataaaataatataattaatgtttctgAGCTTAGAAATATCACGAAGTGATCacaataataagatattttagcGTGACCAATTCGGAGAAACATGTTACGGATAAAGTACATTGAACCTACTATAAATCCAAGTAACTCTTACGAGAGTGTTTGTATATTGGTCATCTCTTGATACCTTTTAAGCTATTTTGGATGAATCATATGTATTCTGAATATGCACAAAAATTAGAACAATTATGTACCATAGCGGTGAAGTTCTAGGCTAATGACCTGTTAGCCACATTTagagttttgttattttagattCATTTACTATATACacaattacattattgtttCAAGCTGATTCAGTTTAAATAGGTATAGGTACCCTATATAGTAGTATCACTATTTTAGTCAATCGATAAATGACATTACATAAGCGTACATTAGTGATGACAGGATTCATATAATATGCTATCCATTATGAACATTATGACgtcactaattaaaaataatctttttgcATAACAGTGTTACCTAACTTTACCCAAAGGCATCGTTTATatgatttaagttaaattaagaaGATAAACAATATCGTCCtcgaaaattgtattataactgTCTCAAGTTAACATAAATGGTAATTTTTTGTACAATGCctatttagtaattattcgAATAATGTCCGGCCACTATTTAAATCGAATATGTACAtagattttcaaataataaaagtgaaaaaCTGCAggtaacattaacagcctgttaattttccactgctgggctaaggtctctccctttgaggagaaggtttggagcatattccaccacgctgctccaatgcggtttggtgtaatacagatgtggcagaatttcattgaaattagatacatgtagggttcctcacgatgttttccttcaccgccgagcacgagatgaattataaacacaaattaagcacatgaaatttcagtggtgggTGGTCTCTTGtagcaataatatttaacaggTTGATATTTGCTCGATTGGGCTGATAAATCAACTGATAAATATGCCTTGCGGAAGCCGCACACCCCTAGTGTTCTGTAATTACGGGGAAAAGTGTCAAAGATCAGCACGTCTGGTGTTGCACTTATGTATTAGGCGACAGAAGGGTTGCATCGCGATTTATGCATatcgattacataaaaaaaaaaattaaaaaagttatccAAAAAGCCAAAATATGCTGAAAGTTCCGTTAAAATTGTGTTACACAAAaattccaatataaataaataaaaattaagatacaacatacatacatatctgagaaaaaaattacacaaaactttgcatatttattatatctattatttgtttttaatattgttaacaaaaatctatttttaattttttgggtTTTgattactgataaaaaataaatcaatgaagCCATTTCACATATATCCACggtttaattaatttcagagaACGAAATGAATGTTGCCAGGCATTAGCTCATGTACAGTATCAAAGGTCAGAGATGTGTCTTCGCTGTCCCAAGGAGTTCATCGTCAGTGTTTTGCCTGTAATACGTACTGCACGGGCACTGATTGTCGCTTGCTTGTTTGATGCTGTGAATTACGTGCAggattatataaatacgaatggATATGCGAAGTGGAAAAAGCTGCgggacatacatatatattgcaaGATTTTGaaatgctatttttaatttataaggctGCTTATGCTGCTGTTGGTAAAATAATGTtcgttctaaaaaatattttggggTCACTGTAAGTAGGACTCGAATGGTTTTAAATATTGCGGAATTTATTTTCTGGTGTTTtgtctggtttttttttaatatagttcgtCGATTGGGTAAATAGGTCCCTTGATGTTAATTGACCCATGCCGTCCATAGGTACAACATTATgagtattagaaatattaaccatcgcaTGTATTAGGCGttttataaaaacttgaaaatattttatgtccattgtgcctttaattacactggctcactcatccttcaaaccggaacacaacaatactaggtatagctgtttggcggtagaatatctgataatgGATACCTACCCAAACTGCACACAAAGCCgaaataaattagaatacattatataaatttaaatacattgatttcttcaaaaagaaaataaacctACAAAATTCGAATAACCGTGAATTTTGGGGTTAGGTCATACAGCAGGTACCATTTACTAATATTGAATAGAATTTTATTGACCCAGTTATAACTTCtctatatcatttaatatgatCACTAAATAATAACTCATACAAATCATCAAACTTTGATAAAAAACGAAGTTGATCTTAAGGTACACTAGATGTAACTACATAATATGAAACTAGAGTTTTCTCACCTTTTTGTCTGTTTTTTAAGGTTGATACTTTAAAAATTGACAATGCGCATCGATCGACAATAATCtgattaatatgattttatgatAGACCTTGTCGAATGCACTGCTGTGAActgtgtaatataattttatgtgaaaatatGGTGTCAATTTAAGAGTAAGTCAGTTACTCAAATATCTGAGAAATTTCAAGGTAAAACGTGATTCGCATACGGCACGCTTGATGTATTTTTTAGATTAACAGTATACAGTTCTATGGCTAtctactttggggtaatgccgGCTGCATTAGCATCTCTCGATCAACGATCTTTTCATGCAGAAAAGGGCTAATCGATTTATTGCCCAagccataaaatattataaagaggtaaatttaatcaaataaaaatgtcactAAATGTCTCCTTTCAATTACTAGCACTTTGATGATgtggaattatattaaaattgttttcaaccACGACTTCAATTgatcaagcttgtttcatatcaaatttcatcaaattcagttcctCTGAATTTCTTTCATACTTCTCAAGTCGAACGTCATCGAACGATTTTCTTTCCTGATCGgtagttgaatttaaaaatcaaagtataatgcttctatataagtataataagcattttaactttgacttgactttgattAGGGTAAATTTATGATACGTTATGTTCAGATTCAAACGTAGGTGGCTATGAGTCACTTGGTGTTGTTCTAATGCACGAGTCAACTGCAACCTTCACGCGTGTAATGCGTTTGTTTTGTGACATTCTTAAAACTCAGGATCTTATTGTAGGTGTTTATCTTAAAGTataatgttatcaatataaattaaacaacattaagTATGTTTttgagaatatataaatatttgcaagttattaatgtaatataaatttgggCACTATTTATTTTCTTGCTGGTTTTAATATCAGATATTGGCACCGGTTAAAATTTACGTAAGAgcgtacttaaataaattatatttaatatttaaatattgattttagatTACTTTGGAGTCATTGTGTAAatcttattaatgttaaattaaagcgttttgatttttttattaaattaaatgtaaatacaagAGTTATTATAGTGCACATTCAGTACACTTTCCATTCCCTAAATATCATAACCGGACGCGATAGCAAGCCGAAGCAGATTTGCCAAAATCGATACTCGATCACATTCGGTACTCACTGGTATTGACATCACATTACAAATTAACGGTCCATGATATTATGTGTGTgctgtttaaaatgaaatacttgAATCATAGTTTATATTACGCACTATAGATACTACACACATCATAACTATTACTAGTATCTatcattctattattttttataagcagtaataacttgtttttatgtaatatattttattaaataaaaataatgttgtaatGCTTGTCGCGtaatttcctttttattattaaatacacagCAATTTCTATCGTTCAAGTAATTTTAAACTTCATTTTCTTGAAAGAAGTCTAGCGTTAGATTAGTGTAAACTGTACGATTTCCTGTTATTAGGTAACTGCTGTTGCTCAGCGTCTTAAAACTTTAAGGAAACCacaatttttttacgtttttaatttactttatttaaacgtAGAATTTATGAGTAGTCTAAATTTTATGACTTTGAATTGAAAGTCGTTTATTAAAAACTCTTTGgttggtaattaaattaatgtaaataaacttttcagAATACACAATTACAAGacaaaaaatgttacattatttatgtacatttttgaaaaaaaaattatacttgatGAAATATGCATATTCTAACACGGCACAGGGCACTGTCTTTCCGTAACTGTCAAGGTAATGAAAGGACCTTGTTACCGAACGGAATAACTACGGGAACGGGACAAAAACTGGATTTGATCGGATAGGAATTGAACGACTCTAAGCGACCAAAAAGTGCAATGCATTGCAAGATGCATTCCATTGTTGATTGGAAACGAGATTCAGCCGCCTTGCAATGAAGTCGTGGAACTAGTAAAGGTTTAAGACTAGAAAATAGTTATGGACACGGTATTTCCGTTTttagtcaatattatttaaaaatatatttagctaaATTAGTAGGTCCTGTCTTCGTATGCGTGAGCCTTTGAtgttattagaatttaaaaaaacatatgatttgtttatttgaatttggaaaatattatttattcgtaaagAACTAATCATtcttctttgttttatatttttgaagttcaTTCGAATTAGAATGAGTTTACTtagaaattacattaatatgttTTCAAGAAGTATTCctcttaatttgaataattaaaattattttgtgataATCATACATTATTGCTAgctatactattatttataataaaacaatattaaatggtTTTACGACTTTGTGTTCACTAAGGAAAGGACgggttttaaaataatagtgtaCCCCGGTTAACGTCTGTATTGATGCGATTACTAGATGctattagttaattaatatcGTGTTGTATCTTTGTTTATCGCGTCCACAGTTATTCGTGGTTGTTAGTTAAGTTGTAGCGACCCAATGCAGGGCGTAATGCGGTGCCTTCACCGCGCGTTCCCGTGAGAACGCGACCGACACCCGCGCCGGCAGCGCTGCCACATGCCATGTGAAAAAGGTCAAGCGCCGAGATACTTTTGCGAAtgtgtaattttgtaataaggTCCTGTTTAAACATAGCTAACCCGAGCTAACGTAAGTCGTTTAGGCACAAAATCGTTTTAGTATCTAAAATGTCTGGCTTTCAGAGTTCCGTACGAAacattaatctatatatttttattaatttgtaaaattttaatcttcaAACTAAACTGTATGattgtaaatctatttaaaagtaattttcataaatgaggttttatcaaatttgtataattacgCTTATTATATAACACGACGTATGTTATCACGTAATCTCATAGGATGATTGTTAGTATTATCTATGGtgtaaaattagttatttttgaatatataacaaCTTTTACCAAAACGAGTTTAATATTAGGGACAGGCCGATGGGTTTTTTAAccaattaagtaatttatttttaacgagtGCGGGCATTATGGTAATTTAGAACGAGTGGTTGTCCCTTAATAGCTTGAAGGACGGACAGACCTGCATTCCACTACAGTGAGAAAACCTAGCTATTTgcataatttagaaataactgTCTGTTACAGATGTTTTCTAGccaataagtttaaaaataacaatatatgtccacataataaatatagactTATCATATAGATAAAAGAATGCTTAAAAATCGTTAAGACTTGTTCTGAACGTTAATCTAAAACATAATATCTTGTCTTGGACGTTTATATACCACAAATAATATGtgtattctttaataatttattaataagcgtCAAAACAGcatgagaaaataatatttcctccCACGATTATTCCAAGAAACTGCTTCGTGTGAAAACAGCGAACAATGTGTTTAAAGAACGACAACACTGAAAGGAACAGTTCATTGAAgacggcttgcacaaaaccattATTAGTTGGACCCCTTCGTCCCTTACGCACTCAGTTTTTTATCGTTCGAGAAAGGAAAATATGTGCATCGATAAAGGTCAACAAATGTGGTCGACTCGAACACATACTGCAGCCATTGAAGTTCCTTCACACGGTCAAAtacgacaaaaaataatacaaaaaccgTTACGCTCCCGAAAAAATATTCCCATCACTCTTGAATGTCTCATTGACAAAATCTGTATAATGTCTTGCCGAGTTTCTTGTATGAACTTTGAacgcagattttttttatgtcttaaaTTAAGCTCTTAACATgtcataagaaaataaaatcggTACTCAATTCGCACAATATAATAGCATATAGAATGAATTGTTAACATGTTAACAAATTATGAgattaagtacaaaaaaaaaacatcaaattaggTTCTGAAACGACTTATAAAGTTAAGTCAAAATacatattgaatgaaatatatacgtatatatatattataatatatagtaaaaaattaaattaccaaatattacgagatcattttaaatagtggacaaaaaattattattgaaagtttgaagataataaataaataaaacgtacaaGAAAACGACCCTTCTGAAGATAATGAAACACATGGGTCACAAATGTGCGTGGACCTATCGAGCGACATTCCGTGAATGGAACGCTTAACTCATAGAGATACGAAATGTCATCCTATAAACA
It encodes the following:
- the LOC113396186 gene encoding uncharacterized oxidoreductase YtbE-like; its protein translation is MPGEGNLGDVKFILRNGVKMPAVGLGTYRIRNSEVLYRTVDYALEAGYRLFDTAAVYQNELFLGYALRKLLPKHGLTREDVFITTKLAPADLGGHLAADAFRKSSDNIGLDYIDLYLIHFPGAANINAQNPKNAELRVETWKEFIKLYDQGKAKAIGVSNFTIRHLTELIEATDVVPMVNQIEWHPHYHQDDMLQFCESHNIRIQAYCSFGGLAVSNNTLMEESIVREIYGRYKATPAQVLLAWSLQRGVAVIPKSLTPHRIKSNIQINFRLSQEDLLRLDSLGKANMKYAWDPHCIA